Genomic segment of Esox lucius isolate fEsoLuc1 chromosome 15, fEsoLuc1.pri, whole genome shotgun sequence:
TGGGTTGGAGTGGGGGTAAAAAGAAAACCTAGTGCACTTTCTCTAAATTATGTTATCAGCAAATGCTCATTAAGGAAAGGCCACTGTTACCCAACTGTAAATTCACAAAAAAGCAACAACATATCCCTTTTAGCATACTCATATACTAAGTATGTTTTCTTTACGgacaattgttttgttttctttttttcttgttgtttgTTATTCCTTCATAAAGTTACACATTACTTGTAGGGTAGAGTCTGACATGATAGCCTGGTAGTTGGGTGTATTGTACGAGTgggagtcagtgtgtgtgtatttagtaATATCGCCATGTCTGTTAATCTCAACACCTCCTCGCATTAGGCTTCCCGTACTCAACTTCTGGCCCAGAGCCCGTCAAACGCCAGGTTTCGTCTTTCGCCGCTCTCTGCATCGGAGGACACAAACTCAAACGTCTCCAAAAGACCTCCAAGCGCCTGGGGTCAACAACATGTCACCCCCTCTGAGGTGAATGAAAAACAAGGACgccgtcattttaagaaccggCATTTTTCCGCTTTCCTGTGTTAGCTAGCTGTGTTGTGGGTGGATGGTCCCAGACGAGCCCTCACCCGGCGGCCTTGTGCTTGCCCCCGCAGCAGCGGCAGGCCTCTCCGCAGTAGTGGCAGAATCTCAGCGGCAGATAGCAACACATACAGGGCGCCATAAAGGACAGAGCCACCAGGGCCAGCCAGCGCAGGCAGAACTGCTCGTCGGCCGTGTCGCACGAACAGGGGTCCGAGAAGTCTCCCTCCGAGTCGGACATGCAGTGGTAGAGCATGCTCTcggcacacagcatgcagctgACTTTATGGATGCACTGCTTGATGGGGTCCGGGGCGTCCTGGCACTGGCCCCGCCGGTTGTCCTCATGGTTGAACATCTCACGGCAGTAGATGCAGCGCGAGCGCTCGCCGTCTTCCCGCCGCCGCCGGCCTTTTTTGGACTTGAGCAGCGGTGAGGGCTGGGTTTTGATGGAAGAGTCTTTACCCAGGCCTAGCCCCAGTCCTGTACCCAAGCCCATACCGCCTGGCCCCGAGTGGGACTCCATTCCTGGACCCTCCGGGAAGAGGTACTCGCACTTCTTGTTGTCCAGTTTGTGGAAGGTGGTTGGGAAGTCTTGGTCGTCCCGTTCCGCCTCCTGCTTCCACATGATGGGGTGGCGGTAGTCCTCGTAGCCGCGGATCAAAACGTCCTTGCGAGGGTTGATCCGGACAATCTCCTCCTCGTCCATGTGAAAGCTCACGTGACGCGTGGACTTGAAGGCCACCTGGTGGAAAAGTATGGTTACTTTGTCAGATTGTTCATTCCGGGCATAAGGAGAACAGATATTGCAACGTCTTTTTAGTATGCGTCTTGTGTGATCTTCACTGACCTTCCatgttataatatatattaggTCTTATTAATAACAAGCTTTTGTCTCCAACAACAGTTAAGGGCTAAATACAGACAACTGTACAGTGGATGTGGGCATATTTGGTTCTGACCTGTGGAGGCAGGTAGCGGCGGTTGCTGGACGGGAACTCGTCAAAGGGCTGAGTACGGACGTAGCAGCCCCGGCAGGGCTCAGTGGACACCACACTGTGGACACTCAGCGGGGAAAACGGCTCCTTCACCGGACTACAAATGGAGGGCGGCTCCTCACACAGGGGCTGCAAAACAAAAACGGACATTGGCCAAATCAacattaaatacataatttatcACTTCTCCTCTTTAGTTCACGTGGAATGTTTATTACACTTCCAGCTACAAAATAGAAGAATACCACGGATTTATGCAAGATGCCAATGTCCGTTTTGCCCACCACATTTGGCCACTAGATGGGGCTCAGACATTCCATTTGGCCCTGTTCGCCTGCCTGGGAGATGACTCAAGCTCCTTCTGTTAAGAACTCAGAGTTCCTATCAGCCTCCCATGTGTTCCCACAGGCAGTTATATTTGTGTGAGATCTACAAACATCGCTCTGATAAACACATAGCTACTTCTAACCTTGTGGCCGGTGCCAAATACAGGAATTCAGCACTCCAGAGCAGAACACTTGCTCTTCTTTAATGCAAAACGTGTCCTCTATCGAGAGAgtttttggttgttgttttaAAGTGTGGGGCTCAAAAGACAATCCAGAAGCGTCCACAAACATGATTGAATAGCTCTAGTCAACTGCAAAGCTAAAGTAATATTAAGAACTGAGATAGTGACGTTCAGATACAAATACACACCTGCCTTGTATGTGCAAACAACGGACTATCAGCTCTGAACTCTAGCAGGAGAGGCAGAATGTTTTGGAGTAGAATATTAACAttctggaggagaggagaaaaaaacgatctggaggagaggaaaggcgAACGCTTGGGAGCGGACAGGCGAAGGCTCGGGAGCGGACTGAAGAACGTTCTGGAGGGGACTGAAGAACGTTCTGGAGGGGACTGAAGAACGTTCTGGAGGGGACTGAATAATTTTCTTGAGCAGATGAAAAACCTGCCAGTGGACACAtttctgtgcgtgcgtgtatctctctctgtcggtctcttcctaactccctcccccctctctgcgTGTGGAGGAGGCTGCTGGCTCTGGTTAGTCAGTGCCGTGTGTAAAGTAGCCCACGCCAGTGTTTTAACGCACAGCGGAAATCTGGTTTGCTCCCAGCTGCTGCTACAGTAATTACTGTCCTGTGGTTGCTAAGAGATGCTTCCTTTGACttattttttccctctcttttctttctttttttttctacctctctctctcagactgcTAACACAGtgtcttttttcttctctgCATGCTAAAacgctgtgtctgtctgtctgtctgtctgtgtgcacatGTGCGCACGTCACGCTCGGTGTTAGACGCCTGAGCAGGAATGACAAAATATGGAGAGgagtgaagagagaaagaacagaacagggaaaaaaaaaacaagtgtgtaCCATGTGTATACGTGATCGTGTGTCTAGATGCGTGTGCGAGAGACACAGCACAGCCAACGAGTCTGCCGAGGGAATGTCAGAAACCAGCTCCAGCTGGAGAAATGCAGCACAGAACTTAAAAAGCCAGatgacagctgtgtgtgtgtgtgtgtgtgtgtgtgagaaagagagagagagagggggggagggagggtgggttAGGGGGATGAAATGGGAACCAGACTTGTGCTTCCTTTTAAAGCACTGGGCTGAGCCCCAGCATTCAAAGGCATGTGTGGGGGCCAATCTGGTTCCGATCTGACCCCAGAGATGTTGAGGGGGAGACGGCTGATGGCGCGGGACCAACATCGGAGCTCCACGTGCTTCCGCCCTcccagggacacacagggaaaCTGGCAGCCCTGGAAAGCCCACAGGGCTGGATGTTAAGGACACAGGTCTGGAGCCTGTACGACAACACCGCGTGTTCACGGCGTTTCACAGAGTAACCTACCAAAAACCAAAAGGGCTCAGACGTGGTTTTgagagagcgggaggagagggagagaacgtGGGATCGTGCACGACGAGTTCCTCGGCATTACGGACAACGATGACTCATCTTTAGCGTTCATCCTTGTAATGCCGCTAAGCCCTGCTCTACACTAATTGTACAGGGGCTTTAACCCAGATTTGGAGTTGGGTTTTCTAATCTCTCCTGGACTACACCACCCATCTTCTCTCAAGCACTTTGCTGCACCAGAAACTTTGTTTGCTAACAAGCACAAACAGAAGTCGCCTCTTCTTCATCCATTTGGGTTTATCCCCCCACTGCCCACCGTTCGCCCCAGCTGAGGTCACGACTGTTGTGTTGCATTCTTACACACCTGCATTTAGGTGGATTCTGAGAGCGCTTCTGCATCGATAAGGTGTGAAAATGGCGACGAGAGAGCGAATCCAGGCCATTTGTACAGTATGCCATCCTTAGAATGTGTAATCAcatgtcaggtgtgtgtgtgtgggtgggtgtgacGGGCAGCGGGTGTGAGCTGTCACAGTGAAAAGAGGGCTGTGGTCTGCTGGTAGGGGCGCAGAAACCTGCTGGGCAGGATGTGGGTTGataatgccacacacacacacaa
This window contains:
- the spred1 gene encoding sprouty-related, EVH1 domain-containing protein 1; its protein translation is MSEDSTNPNDDDSYARVRAVVMTRDDSSGGWLPLGGGGLSCVTVYKVSRTADSESSVTDPNGTRTNSTADFLIKGERLKDKSVVLECILKKDLVYNKVNPIFHHWRINEKKFGLTFQSPADARAFDRGIRRAIEDMNQGFPAFGDSDSLEDGLQPLCEEPPSICSPVKEPFSPLSVHSVVSTEPCRGCYVRTQPFDEFPSSNRRYLPPQVAFKSTRHVSFHMDEEEIVRINPRKDVLIRGYEDYRHPIMWKQEAERDDQDFPTTFHKLDNKKCEYLFPEGPGMESHSGPGGMGLGTGLGLGLGKDSSIKTQPSPLLKSKKGRRRREDGERSRCIYCREMFNHEDNRRGQCQDAPDPIKQCIHKVSCMLCAESMLYHCMSDSEGDFSDPCSCDTADEQFCLRWLALVALSFMAPCMCCYLPLRFCHYCGEACRCCGGKHKAAG